A genomic region of Deinococcus metalli contains the following coding sequences:
- a CDS encoding DAK2 domain-containing protein: MSEPGSVPAGTAPAITGEDIAAALRRAAIRLVGLRDHLNRLDAEVGDGDSGLTAEKGARGLLAYLDATPPGDDLGKWLAGAGMAYNRAAPSTMGALMATAFMRAGKTVMGQAILSPHDLAVMLVAADQGLQERGKVKPGDKTIVDAVHPAAEALMSAVLAGQSLDAGAQDMLNAARAGRDAAVALRGQVGRSNWVGERTEGKTDPGTVLFVSALEAVLNAQPSESGRAQS, encoded by the coding sequence GTGAGCGAGCCCGGCAGTGTCCCGGCCGGCACGGCCCCGGCCATCACTGGCGAGGACATCGCGGCGGCGCTGCGCCGCGCGGCCATCCGGCTGGTGGGGCTGCGCGACCACCTCAACCGGCTGGACGCCGAGGTCGGGGACGGTGACAGCGGCCTGACCGCCGAGAAGGGCGCGCGGGGTCTGCTCGCCTACCTGGACGCCACCCCGCCGGGCGACGACCTGGGCAAGTGGCTGGCCGGGGCGGGCATGGCCTACAACCGCGCCGCGCCGAGCACCATGGGCGCGCTGATGGCCACTGCGTTCATGCGGGCCGGCAAGACTGTCATGGGCCAGGCCATCCTGAGCCCCCACGACCTCGCCGTGATGCTCGTGGCCGCCGATCAGGGCCTGCAGGAGCGCGGCAAGGTCAAGCCGGGTGACAAGACCATCGTCGACGCCGTGCACCCGGCTGCAGAGGCGTTGATGTCCGCCGTGCTGGCCGGGCAGTCCCTGGACGCCGGCGCGCAGGACATGCTGAACGCCGCCCGCGCCGGCCGGGACGCGGCCGTCGCCCTGCGCGGCCAGGTGGGCCGCTCGAACTGGGTGGGCGAGCGCACCGAGGGCAAGACCGATCCCGGCACGGTGCTGTTCGTCTCGGCGCTGGAGGCGGTGCTGAACGCCCAACCCAGCGAGTCTGGACGCGCCCAGAGCTGA
- a CDS encoding DoxX family protein, giving the protein MNVMLWVLQGLLALAFLGAGAGKLRASKAALAQHPRMGWAHDFSEPAIRAIGAAEVAGAAGLILPMALGIVPGLTPVAALGLGALMGGAVATHRRRHEAFAPPLVLGILALVVALRRGRG; this is encoded by the coding sequence ATGAACGTCATGCTCTGGGTGCTCCAGGGACTGCTCGCGCTCGCTTTTCTCGGCGCGGGGGCTGGCAAACTGCGCGCGTCCAAAGCGGCGCTGGCCCAACACCCCCGGATGGGCTGGGCACACGACTTCAGCGAGCCCGCCATCCGCGCCATCGGCGCGGCGGAGGTCGCGGGCGCGGCTGGACTGATTCTCCCGATGGCCCTGGGGATTGTGCCGGGACTCACTCCTGTGGCCGCCCTCGGTCTCGGTGCCCTGATGGGCGGGGCGGTGGCCACGCACCGGCGCAGGCACGAGGCCTTCGCACCGCCGCTGGTGCTGGGCATCCTGGCCCTGGTCGTGGCGTTGAGGAGGGGGCGAGGGTAG
- a CDS encoding bifunctional aldolase/short-chain dehydrogenase, with translation MRSRWDDAQAAAFGGALRQRVYSSRLLGADPDLVLHGGGNTSVKTVERTLLGDDVETLWVKGSGWDLAAITERGFTPLRLDVLRRLAELETLSDVHMARELRAASLDPAAPAPSVEAILHGVLPARFIDHTHADAFVTLSNTPDGEARVRALYGDEVVVVPYIMPGFALARSAWTLWREHAHAGTTGLALLNHGLFTVGDTAREAYGRMIDLVTRAETVLERQAVPAPRPVPAAPPADLRGDVAALRLEISRAAGRPMLLMTHQDDDVLAYAQRPDLPAVAAQGPATPDHVIRTRRLPLIGRDVAAYVQASEAEFTAHAPRSATPLTMLDPAPRVVLDPQLGLGTVGVSAAAAQAVEDIARHTLAMAQRAEALGGWRPRPAADIFDVEYWDLEQAKLRAGPPPAEFSGEVAVVTGAASGIGRACVDALLRRGAAVIGLDLQPAVEGVSSAAGYLGVRVDLTDPVALAAAVERSVRAFGGLDMLILNAGVFPPGRPIAELGTGEWEAVLKVNLTSGFDLLRLAHPLLRLAPGGGRVVVNASKNVPAPGPGAAAYSASKAALTQLARVAAMEWGADGIRVNVLHPNAVFDTGLWTPEVLAQRARSYGLSVEDYRRNNVLRAEVTSRDVAELACTLCGAAFSRTTGAQVPVDGGNDRVI, from the coding sequence GTGAGGAGCCGCTGGGACGACGCCCAGGCCGCCGCGTTCGGAGGCGCCCTGCGCCAGCGCGTGTACAGCTCGCGCCTGCTGGGGGCCGACCCCGACCTCGTGCTGCACGGCGGCGGCAACACCAGCGTGAAGACCGTGGAGCGCACCCTGCTCGGGGACGACGTGGAGACGCTGTGGGTCAAGGGCAGCGGCTGGGATCTGGCAGCGATCACGGAAAGGGGGTTTACGCCGTTGCGGCTGGACGTGCTGCGCCGCCTGGCCGAACTGGAGACGCTCTCCGACGTGCACATGGCCCGCGAGCTGCGCGCCGCGTCCCTCGACCCCGCCGCGCCGGCCCCGTCGGTCGAGGCGATCCTCCACGGCGTGCTGCCCGCCCGGTTCATCGACCACACGCACGCCGACGCCTTCGTGACCCTGAGCAACACGCCGGACGGCGAGGCCCGCGTCCGCGCGCTGTACGGCGACGAGGTGGTGGTCGTACCGTACATCATGCCGGGCTTCGCGCTCGCGCGCTCGGCGTGGACGCTGTGGCGCGAGCACGCGCACGCGGGCACGACCGGGCTGGCGCTGCTGAACCACGGACTGTTCACCGTGGGCGACACGGCGCGCGAGGCCTACGGGCGCATGATCGACCTCGTGACCCGAGCCGAGACGGTGCTGGAGCGGCAGGCCGTCCCCGCGCCGCGCCCGGTGCCGGCGGCCCCACCGGCCGACCTGCGCGGCGACGTCGCGGCCCTGCGGCTGGAGATCTCCCGCGCGGCGGGCCGGCCGATGCTGCTGATGACCCATCAGGACGACGACGTCCTCGCATACGCCCAGCGCCCCGATCTTCCGGCCGTGGCGGCGCAGGGGCCCGCGACACCGGACCATGTGATCCGCACGCGGCGACTGCCGCTGATCGGCCGCGACGTCGCCGCCTACGTGCAGGCCAGCGAGGCCGAGTTCACGGCCCACGCCCCCCGCTCGGCCACGCCGCTGACGATGCTCGACCCGGCCCCGCGGGTGGTGCTCGACCCACAGCTGGGCCTGGGCACGGTGGGCGTGAGCGCGGCGGCGGCGCAGGCCGTGGAGGACATCGCGCGGCACACCCTGGCCATGGCGCAGCGTGCCGAAGCGCTCGGCGGGTGGCGGCCTCGCCCCGCAGCGGACATCTTCGACGTCGAGTACTGGGATCTGGAGCAGGCCAAGCTCCGCGCCGGGCCGCCCCCGGCGGAGTTCAGCGGCGAGGTGGCTGTCGTGACCGGCGCCGCGTCCGGGATCGGCCGGGCCTGCGTGGACGCGCTGCTGCGCCGGGGCGCGGCGGTGATCGGCCTTGACCTACAGCCGGCGGTCGAAGGGGTCAGCAGCGCGGCCGGCTACCTGGGCGTGCGCGTCGACCTGACCGACCCGGTGGCCCTCGCGGCGGCGGTCGAGCGCAGCGTACGCGCCTTCGGCGGGCTGGACATGCTGATCCTGAACGCGGGCGTATTTCCGCCGGGACGGCCCATCGCCGAGCTCGGCACCGGGGAGTGGGAGGCCGTCTTGAAGGTCAACCTCACCTCGGGCTTCGACCTGCTGCGGCTCGCGCACCCGCTGCTGCGGCTCGCTCCGGGCGGTGGGCGCGTCGTCGTGAACGCGTCGAAGAACGTGCCGGCCCCCGGGCCCGGGGCCGCCGCGTACAGCGCCTCCAAGGCCGCCCTGACCCAGCTCGCGCGGGTCGCGGCGATGGAGTGGGGCGCGGACGGCATCCGCGTCAACGTCCTGCACCCGAACGCCGTGTTCGACACCGGCCTGTGGACGCCAGAGGTGCTCGCCCAGCGCGCCCGCAGCTACGGGCTGAGCGTCGAGGACTACCGCCGCAACAACGTCCTGCGGGCCGAGGTGACCAGCCGTGACGTCGCGGAGCTTGCGTGCACCCTGTGCGGCGCGGCGTTCTCCCGCACGACCGGCGCGCAGGTGCCCGTGGACGGCGGCAACGACCGCGTGATCTGA
- the dhaK gene encoding dihydroxyacetone kinase subunit DhaK produces the protein MKKILNDPVHFVDEMLDGLYRAHPDQLAYAGDDPHCLVRADAPVEGKVALATGGGSGHLPVFLGYVGPGMLSGCAIGDVFQSPSADQMLEVTRRIHGGRGVLYIYGNYGGDVMNFDMATEMAEMEDIEVRTVLVRDDVASAVTERSDTRRGVAGMIFAFKVAGARADQGGSLDDVEAAALKALARTRTMGVALSSCTLPAAGTPTFEIGDGEMEIGMGIHGEKGVRRGPLESADQIAVELLDAVLAELDVTSGDRLAVMVNGLGATPPEELYILYRRVHRTLEDRGVAVHQAFVGEYATSLEMAGASLTVMKLDDELTGMLDHPARTPFFVQVGR, from the coding sequence GTGAAGAAGATCCTGAACGACCCCGTCCACTTCGTGGACGAAATGCTCGACGGCCTGTACCGGGCGCACCCGGATCAGCTCGCCTACGCCGGGGACGATCCGCACTGCCTGGTGCGCGCCGACGCGCCGGTCGAGGGCAAGGTCGCGCTGGCCACCGGGGGCGGCTCCGGGCACCTGCCGGTGTTCCTGGGGTACGTGGGACCGGGCATGCTGAGTGGCTGCGCCATCGGCGACGTGTTCCAGAGCCCCAGCGCCGACCAGATGCTGGAGGTCACGCGCCGCATCCACGGCGGCCGGGGCGTGCTGTACATCTACGGCAATTACGGCGGCGACGTCATGAACTTCGATATGGCGACCGAGATGGCCGAGATGGAGGACATTGAGGTGCGCACGGTGCTCGTCAGAGACGACGTGGCCAGTGCCGTCACGGAGAGATCGGACACCCGCCGCGGCGTGGCCGGCATGATCTTCGCCTTCAAGGTCGCGGGTGCGAGGGCCGACCAGGGCGGCAGCCTGGACGACGTCGAGGCTGCTGCGCTCAAGGCCCTGGCCCGCACCCGCACCATGGGCGTGGCCCTGTCGTCGTGTACGCTTCCCGCCGCCGGAACGCCCACCTTCGAGATCGGCGACGGCGAGATGGAGATCGGGATGGGCATCCACGGCGAGAAGGGCGTCCGCCGCGGCCCGCTGGAGAGCGCCGACCAGATCGCCGTCGAACTGCTCGACGCTGTGCTGGCCGAGCTGGACGTGACGTCTGGCGACCGCCTGGCCGTGATGGTCAACGGCCTGGGGGCCACGCCGCCCGAGGAACTGTACATCCTGTACCGGCGCGTGCACCGCACCCTGGAAGACCGCGGCGTGGCCGTGCACCAGGCCTTCGTGGGCGAGTACGCGACCAGCCTGGAGATGGCCGGAGCGAGCCTCACCGTCATGAAGCTCGACGACGAGCTCACGGGCATGCTCGACCACCCGGCCCGCACGCCGTTTTTCGTGCAGGTGGGCCGGTGA
- a CDS encoding aldo/keto reductase, producing MEYRTLGRSGLIVSAFGLGTMQFGKGMNMGSLDQQATTDMVKFALDHGINFIDTADVYSRGQSETQLGVALQGLRDEVVLASKFRLPMSDDNLNRSGATRVNIRRGIESSLRRLKTDHLDLYQVHGWDSHTPLEETLSTLNDLVRGGLVRHIGLSNYLAWQAATALGVQERRGWEPFVTAQLYYSLVGRELEHEWIDLAKYSGLGVLVWSPLAGGYLSAKYDRPEDAPEGTRFGEAGQFVPFDWDRGRPVLAALRAVASRHGVTPAQVALKWTVSQPAISSVIIAARSTQRLGENIAALDITLTDEDRRDLDHASHPGTPYPKWMVLQLDQAEDPRTRALEPELFESGGAWKDLRKGEQK from the coding sequence ATGGAATACCGCACCCTGGGCCGCTCCGGCCTGATCGTCAGCGCCTTCGGGCTGGGCACCATGCAGTTCGGCAAGGGTATGAACATGGGCTCGCTCGACCAGCAGGCCACCACCGACATGGTGAAGTTCGCCCTCGACCACGGCATCAACTTCATCGACACGGCGGACGTGTACTCGCGCGGGCAGTCCGAGACGCAGCTCGGCGTGGCCCTCCAGGGCCTGCGCGACGAGGTCGTCCTGGCCAGCAAGTTCCGCCTGCCGATGTCGGACGACAACCTCAACCGCTCCGGCGCGACCCGCGTGAATATCCGCCGCGGCATCGAGAGCAGCCTGCGCCGGCTCAAGACCGACCACCTCGACCTGTACCAGGTGCACGGCTGGGACAGCCACACGCCGCTGGAGGAGACGCTGAGCACCCTCAACGACCTTGTGCGGGGGGGCCTCGTGCGGCACATCGGCCTGAGCAATTACCTCGCGTGGCAGGCGGCCACGGCGCTCGGGGTGCAGGAGCGCCGCGGCTGGGAGCCCTTCGTGACCGCGCAGCTGTACTACTCGCTGGTAGGCCGCGAACTGGAGCACGAGTGGATCGACCTCGCGAAGTACTCGGGCCTGGGCGTGCTGGTGTGGAGTCCGCTGGCCGGCGGCTACCTGTCGGCGAAGTACGACCGCCCCGAAGACGCCCCCGAGGGCACCCGCTTCGGCGAGGCCGGGCAGTTCGTGCCCTTCGACTGGGACCGGGGCCGTCCGGTGCTCGCCGCGCTGCGGGCCGTGGCGTCCCGGCACGGCGTCACGCCCGCGCAGGTGGCGCTGAAGTGGACGGTGTCGCAGCCGGCCATCTCCAGCGTGATCATCGCGGCGCGCAGTACGCAGCGCCTCGGCGAGAACATTGCCGCGCTCGACATCACGCTGACCGACGAGGATCGCCGCGACCTCGATCACGCCAGCCACCCCGGCACGCCGTATCCGAAGTGGATGGTGCTGCAGCTTGACCAGGCCGAGGACCCCCGCACGCGCGCACTGGAGCCCGAGCTGTTCGAGTCCGGCGGCGCGTGGAAGGACCTGCGCAAGGGCGAGCAGAAGTAG
- a CDS encoding TetR/AcrR family transcriptional regulator, whose product MPRVSQEHRDERKDAILTSAAGCFAQDGFHATSMADIIHASGLSAGSVYRYFKNKDDLIAAIVDRYLGTVIEAVVATSKRADSPADAVVESLRLISWRLHATPDEPLIRLLPQIWSEALRNDAIRSRGQELYRDLLAHFAALVRRAQVAGTLSPDLSPDATAQTMLALIQGHLLQAMLLDDIDLDAYGSAVRRLLAG is encoded by the coding sequence ATGCCGAGGGTCTCTCAGGAACACCGCGACGAGCGCAAGGACGCCATTCTCACGTCAGCGGCCGGATGTTTCGCGCAAGACGGCTTCCACGCCACGAGCATGGCCGACATCATCCACGCCAGCGGACTCTCGGCCGGAAGCGTCTACCGCTACTTCAAGAACAAGGATGACCTCATCGCGGCCATCGTTGACCGCTACCTGGGCACCGTCATCGAGGCCGTCGTTGCCACCAGCAAGCGGGCGGACAGCCCGGCCGACGCGGTCGTGGAATCGCTGCGTCTCATTTCCTGGCGCCTCCACGCGACTCCTGACGAGCCATTGATCCGCCTGCTCCCGCAGATCTGGTCTGAAGCGCTTCGCAACGACGCCATCCGCTCCCGTGGTCAGGAACTCTACCGGGACCTGCTGGCCCACTTTGCCGCGCTGGTTCGGCGCGCTCAGGTGGCTGGCACGCTGTCACCAGATCTGTCCCCCGACGCCACGGCTCAGACCATGCTGGCCCTGATTCAGGGCCACCTGCTCCAGGCCATGTTGCTGGATGATATCGATCTCGACGCCTACGGATCGGCGGTACGGCGGCTCCTCGCTGGATGA
- a CDS encoding ureidoglycolate lyase: MPAIPQPLTAAAFAPYGEALTWPAAEADASGPGWNWWAERLRLPLDARPWSVGLLRLTPTPLVIEWAERHAHSAELIVPLDGPCHVYVALEGEPGHPDLGAVQVFTVLPGEAALLHPGVWHGAPFAAGGSACVLVLLPAGTGRDDTLKATFAPRRLA; this comes from the coding sequence GTGCCCGCGATCCCCCAACCCCTGACTGCCGCCGCCTTCGCTCCGTACGGCGAGGCGCTCACGTGGCCCGCTGCCGAGGCCGACGCCAGCGGGCCGGGCTGGAACTGGTGGGCCGAGCGGCTGCGCCTCCCTCTGGACGCCCGTCCGTGGAGTGTCGGGCTTCTGCGGCTCACGCCGACGCCTCTGGTGATCGAGTGGGCTGAGCGGCACGCCCACAGCGCCGAGCTCATCGTGCCGCTGGACGGCCCGTGTCATGTGTATGTGGCACTGGAGGGCGAGCCCGGCCATCCGGATCTCGGTGCGGTTCAGGTCTTCACGGTGCTCCCCGGCGAGGCGGCGCTGCTGCACCCCGGCGTGTGGCATGGCGCGCCGTTCGCTGCCGGTGGGTCCGCCTGCGTGCTCGTGCTGCTTCCCGCCGGCACCGGCCGTGACGACACGCTCAAGGCCACCTTCGCCCCACGGCGCCTCGCCTGA
- a CDS encoding FAD-dependent monooxygenase, with protein sequence MTMTAQDRPRPSRPVAPDVLIAGAGPTGLMLALWLTRLGVRVRIADLKPGPVRETRAIALQARSLEFYDQLGLAPEVLHHGRPFDAINVFVRGQWNTRIDLHGVGRDVTPYPYLYIFTQDQNEALLVHHLEALGVTVDWETAVSGVTQDDAGVHAVLSRGDHQEFVRAAYIAACDGARSAVRQALGIALSGGTYEERFYVADVQLGGRVIDGEVNLALDDQTFLATFPMGERGRHRVVGQVPPGAGEHPEFEVVRPQIEASGLAEVGHLHWFSTYKVHHRVADRFQLGRAFILGDAGHVHTPVGGQGMNTGLGDAINLSWKLAQALRGSPGALETYEAERRPFALSLVGTTDRVFTGVVSEGALARFVRLEAVPRLLPLLTRPRPVRRQAFRIVSQTRLHYPDSPLSVGQAGRVRGGTRLPWVPLTEGSNFDVLRSLTWQVHVYGAASPDVVTWCGRRGVPLHVFPWSPAAQRAGLAEDAVYVVRPDGYVGLAQASPDGAALDTYAQRWLAPELDRQEVNA encoded by the coding sequence ATGACGATGACCGCTCAAGATCGGCCCCGCCCGTCCCGACCCGTCGCGCCCGACGTGCTGATCGCCGGGGCCGGACCCACCGGCCTGATGCTCGCCCTCTGGCTGACCCGCCTGGGCGTCCGCGTGCGGATCGCCGACCTCAAGCCCGGGCCAGTGCGTGAAACGCGTGCCATTGCCCTGCAGGCACGTTCACTGGAGTTCTACGACCAGCTCGGGCTGGCGCCTGAGGTGCTGCACCACGGCCGGCCCTTTGACGCCATCAATGTCTTCGTGCGGGGACAATGGAACACCAGAATCGATCTGCACGGTGTGGGCCGGGACGTCACCCCGTACCCGTACCTGTACATCTTCACGCAAGATCAGAATGAAGCGCTGCTCGTGCACCACCTCGAAGCGCTCGGGGTCACCGTGGACTGGGAAACCGCAGTGTCTGGTGTCACGCAGGATGACGCGGGTGTCCACGCCGTGCTGAGTCGCGGCGACCACCAGGAGTTCGTGCGCGCGGCATATATTGCCGCGTGCGACGGCGCGCGCAGTGCGGTCCGGCAGGCCCTCGGGATCGCGCTCTCGGGAGGCACGTACGAAGAGCGCTTCTACGTTGCCGACGTCCAGCTCGGTGGCCGGGTCATCGACGGTGAGGTCAACCTCGCGCTCGACGACCAGACGTTTCTCGCCACCTTCCCGATGGGCGAGCGTGGCCGCCACCGCGTCGTCGGTCAGGTTCCGCCGGGTGCGGGCGAGCATCCTGAGTTCGAGGTGGTGCGTCCGCAGATCGAAGCGTCCGGCCTGGCCGAGGTCGGCCACCTGCACTGGTTCTCCACGTACAAGGTGCACCACCGGGTGGCGGACCGCTTCCAGCTGGGCCGCGCCTTCATCCTCGGAGATGCCGGGCACGTGCACACGCCAGTGGGCGGCCAGGGCATGAACACCGGGCTGGGCGACGCCATCAACCTCAGCTGGAAGCTGGCCCAGGCCCTGCGGGGATCACCCGGGGCGCTGGAGACCTACGAGGCCGAGCGCCGTCCGTTCGCACTGTCGCTGGTGGGGACCACGGATCGCGTGTTCACCGGCGTGGTCTCGGAGGGTGCCCTGGCACGGTTCGTGCGGCTGGAGGCCGTACCCCGCCTGCTGCCGCTGCTCACCCGGCCCAGGCCCGTGCGTCGCCAGGCGTTCCGCATCGTGTCCCAGACCCGGCTGCACTACCCGGACAGCCCGCTGAGCGTGGGGCAGGCGGGGCGCGTCCGCGGGGGAACCCGGCTGCCCTGGGTACCGCTCACGGAGGGCAGCAACTTCGACGTCCTCAGAAGTCTGACGTGGCAGGTGCACGTCTACGGTGCGGCGTCCCCTGACGTGGTGACGTGGTGCGGGCGCCGCGGCGTGCCGCTGCACGTCTTTCCCTGGTCGCCCGCCGCGCAGCGCGCCGGACTGGCCGAGGACGCAGTGTATGTGGTGCGGCCTGACGGGTATGTGGGACTCGCGCAGGCCAGCCCCGATGGTGCGGCACTGGACACGTACGCGCAGCGCTGGCTCGCTCCAGAGCTGGACCGTCAGGAGGTGAACGCATGA
- the mtnA gene encoding S-methyl-5-thioribose-1-phosphate isomerase, with amino-acid sequence MRTIDAVDTVSFDGTEVTMLDQTRLPGERVRLTIQDTAQMHEAIRTLRVRGAPAIGVAAAFGLWLGVRALPDDTPRAEAETQLRREQAYLAGARPTAVNLTWALERCAAEALQTPGSTADLKRAALEAAIRLRSDEEATTRRIGEHGAALLAGLQGVLTHCNAGSAATVGLGTALAPIYVAAERGHVLHVFADETRPLLQGARITAWELQEAGVPVTVITDSMAAVVMRQGKVGAVIVGCDRVAANGDVANKIGTYGVALLARAHGLPFYVAGPTSTIDLATPDGDHIEIEQRAAQEVTHHGGVAMAPAGVDVFNPAFDVTPAELVTALITERGVIYPPYTQGLRDVKA; translated from the coding sequence ATGAGGACGATCGACGCGGTCGACACCGTGAGCTTCGACGGCACCGAGGTCACGATGCTCGACCAGACCCGGCTGCCGGGCGAGCGGGTGCGGCTGACCATTCAGGACACCGCCCAGATGCATGAGGCCATCCGCACCCTGCGCGTGCGCGGCGCGCCGGCCATCGGGGTCGCGGCGGCCTTCGGGCTGTGGCTCGGCGTGCGGGCGCTGCCGGACGACACGCCACGCGCCGAGGCCGAGACGCAGCTGCGCCGCGAGCAGGCGTACCTCGCGGGGGCGCGGCCCACCGCCGTGAACCTGACGTGGGCGCTGGAGCGCTGCGCCGCCGAGGCGCTCCAGACTCCAGGCAGCACGGCAGACCTCAAACGCGCGGCGCTCGAGGCCGCCATCCGCCTGCGGTCGGACGAGGAGGCCACCACGCGCCGCATCGGGGAGCACGGCGCGGCGCTCCTGGCGGGGCTCCAGGGCGTCCTCACGCACTGCAACGCCGGGAGCGCGGCCACGGTCGGGCTCGGCACGGCCCTGGCGCCGATCTACGTGGCGGCCGAGCGGGGCCACGTGCTGCACGTATTCGCCGACGAGACCCGCCCGCTGCTCCAGGGCGCGCGCATCACCGCGTGGGAACTCCAGGAGGCGGGCGTGCCCGTCACGGTCATCACGGACTCCATGGCGGCGGTCGTCATGCGCCAGGGCAAGGTGGGGGCGGTCATCGTGGGCTGTGACCGCGTCGCGGCGAACGGCGACGTGGCGAACAAGATCGGCACCTACGGCGTAGCGCTGCTCGCCCGCGCGCACGGCCTGCCCTTCTATGTGGCGGGGCCCACCTCGACCATCGACCTCGCCACCCCGGACGGCGACCACATCGAGATCGAGCAGCGCGCCGCGCAGGAAGTCACCCACCACGGCGGCGTGGCCATGGCCCCGGCGGGCGTGGACGTGTTCAATCCGGCCTTCGACGTCACGCCCGCCGAGCTCGTCACCGCACTCATCACCGAGCGGGGCGTCATCTACCCGCCGTACACCCAAGGCCTCCGGGACGTCAAGGCGTGA
- the mtnK gene encoding S-methyl-5-thioribose kinase, with product MEYRILDLRSVVEYVKSRPEAAARLDVAGPLEAREVSDGNLNAVFRVQEPGGARSVLIKQGLPYLRVAGEAWPLSQERADFEARSLARQHLAAPGLVPEPYWHDPEMAVNAMEDLRAHAVIRAPLIAGVRLESLGETIGAFLAATLYGSSDFALGGVERTRLAAQFGNVELCELTEALVLTEPFYPPPNRNDHLPALQDALDDLQADAGLRRRVAALRHRFMTCGQALLHGDLHTGSVMASPPDAQGHSDIRVIDSEFAFFGPMGFDIGLFLANLLLCAHAQAGHAPDAAERAARLTYLRRQMRACWETFQARFRQQMQGAVSAAWREPGFVGDLLLTVLRDAAGYAGCELIRRTVGFAHVLDYDSLEPEERRAQVGTRNLALGRTLIGSADVLHTYDDLDALAWAGMTEDTP from the coding sequence ATGGAGTACCGGATCCTGGATCTGCGTTCGGTCGTGGAGTACGTCAAGTCGCGTCCTGAGGCCGCCGCGCGGCTGGACGTCGCCGGCCCGCTGGAGGCCCGGGAGGTCAGCGACGGCAACCTGAACGCCGTGTTCCGCGTGCAGGAGCCCGGCGGCGCGCGCAGCGTCCTGATCAAGCAGGGCCTGCCGTACCTGCGGGTGGCGGGCGAGGCGTGGCCCCTGTCGCAGGAACGCGCGGACTTTGAGGCGCGGTCGCTCGCCCGCCAGCATTTGGCCGCCCCTGGCCTGGTGCCGGAGCCGTACTGGCACGACCCCGAGATGGCCGTGAACGCCATGGAGGATCTGCGGGCGCATGCCGTGATCCGCGCGCCCCTCATCGCGGGCGTGCGCCTGGAGTCCCTGGGCGAGACCATCGGAGCGTTTCTCGCGGCCACGCTGTACGGCTCGAGCGACTTCGCGCTCGGCGGCGTGGAGCGCACCCGGCTGGCGGCGCAGTTCGGAAACGTCGAGCTGTGCGAGCTGACCGAGGCGCTCGTCCTGACAGAGCCCTTCTACCCGCCGCCCAACCGCAATGACCATCTGCCGGCCCTCCAGGACGCGCTGGACGATCTCCAGGCCGACGCCGGGCTGCGCCGCCGGGTCGCCGCCCTGCGGCACCGCTTCATGACCTGCGGGCAGGCCCTGCTCCACGGCGACCTGCACACCGGAAGTGTCATGGCGAGTCCGCCCGACGCCCAGGGACACAGCGACATCCGCGTGATCGACTCGGAGTTCGCGTTTTTCGGCCCGATGGGCTTCGACATCGGCCTGTTCCTCGCGAACCTGCTGCTGTGCGCCCACGCTCAGGCAGGCCACGCCCCGGACGCGGCGGAGCGCGCGGCGCGCCTGACGTACCTGCGCCGGCAGATGCGGGCATGCTGGGAGACGTTCCAGGCCCGGTTCCGTCAGCAGATGCAGGGAGCCGTCAGCGCGGCGTGGCGGGAGCCGGGGTTCGTCGGCGACCTGCTGCTCACGGTGCTCCGCGACGCGGCCGGGTACGCCGGCTGCGAGCTGATCCGCCGCACCGTGGGCTTCGCGCACGTGCTGGATTACGACTCACTCGAGCCGGAGGAACGGCGCGCGCAGGTGGGCACGCGGAACCTCGCCCTCGGCCGGACGCTGATCGGGAGCGCAGACGTGCTGCACACCTACGATGATCTCGACGCGCTGGCGTGGGCCGGCATGACGGAGGACACCCCATGA
- a CDS encoding DUF1349 domain-containing protein — protein sequence MTTSWDSLGWLAAVPEHDVEEDGTLTVVTGSETDFWRETQYGFIKDDGHALLAPTGREFTASVILRGHFEELYDHAGLMLRSSETEWLKFGVEFVRARQWSAVMTHGKSDWSVQPAPDAPEYEFRMIRRGDAVILHARVAGEPRWVLQRVAEFDPGADARVGIMACSPKRAGFRVAFREFRLGDADRRPLHDLVAD from the coding sequence ATGACCACATCCTGGGACTCGCTGGGCTGGTTGGCCGCCGTTCCCGAGCACGACGTCGAGGAGGACGGCACGCTCACAGTCGTGACGGGGAGCGAGACGGACTTCTGGCGCGAAACGCAGTACGGATTCATCAAGGACGACGGCCACGCCCTGCTCGCGCCGACCGGGCGGGAATTCACGGCCAGCGTCATCCTGCGTGGCCACTTCGAGGAGCTGTACGACCACGCGGGCCTGATGCTGCGGTCATCGGAGACGGAGTGGCTGAAGTTCGGTGTGGAATTCGTTCGTGCCCGCCAGTGGAGCGCCGTGATGACGCATGGCAAGTCCGACTGGAGCGTGCAGCCCGCGCCGGACGCGCCCGAATATGAGTTCCGCATGATCCGCCGCGGCGACGCGGTGATTCTGCATGCCCGCGTCGCCGGTGAGCCAAGGTGGGTGTTGCAGCGGGTCGCCGAGTTCGATCCGGGGGCGGACGCCCGGGTGGGGATCATGGCGTGCAGCCCGAAGCGGGCAGGGTTCCGGGTGGCGTTCCGGGAATTCCGGCTGGGCGACGCCGACCGGCGTCCCCTGCACGACCTGGTGGCGGATTAG